The Nitrospirota bacterium genome includes a window with the following:
- a CDS encoding NapC/NirT family cytochrome c: MNWKPKATILLALTLGAIALGAIAIPITNHPTFCASCHTIAPSHESWTKSSHRDVTCVACHVRPGLEGWLHDKAWAGTKDVAIYLFGSPTDPHNLQAKVDSVVCLGCHRDILRVSEVAPRDLPPPVKEVGLIMSHRKHIEAFAKRSQGEGCTTCHSSVVHEQPIKGYPIVIPRGHVSADEKPWYPDHPEGSYLRTRALKDCFRCHDGKTEYEGKIVSRKCETCHLPEKIGNALLFN; the protein is encoded by the coding sequence ATGAACTGGAAGCCTAAAGCGACCATCCTGTTGGCCCTTACCCTCGGCGCCATCGCGCTTGGCGCGATAGCCATTCCTATTACGAACCATCCGACCTTCTGTGCCAGTTGCCATACCATTGCGCCCTCCCATGAGAGTTGGACGAAATCCTCGCATCGAGACGTGACCTGTGTGGCCTGCCATGTGAGGCCAGGCCTTGAAGGCTGGCTCCACGATAAGGCCTGGGCCGGGACGAAGGATGTGGCCATCTACCTGTTCGGCAGCCCGACCGATCCGCACAATCTCCAGGCGAAGGTCGATTCCGTCGTCTGCCTGGGCTGTCATCGAGACATTCTGCGGGTCTCCGAAGTGGCCCCGCGCGATCTGCCTCCGCCGGTCAAAGAGGTCGGGTTGATCATGAGCCATCGCAAACATATCGAGGCCTTTGCGAAGCGAAGCCAGGGGGAGGGCTGCACAACCTGCCATTCGTCGGTCGTGCATGAACAGCCGATCAAGGGCTATCCAATCGTGATCCCGCGCGGGCATGTATCGGCCGACGAGAAACCCTGGTACCCGGACCATCCGGAAGGTTCGTACTTGCGGACCAGAGCCCTCAAGGACTGTTTCCGCTGCCACGACGGGAAGACGGAATATGAGGGGAAGATCGTGAGCCGGAAATGTGAAACCTGCCATCTCCCAGAAAAGATCGGCAACGCGTTACTGTTCAACTAA
- a CDS encoding ABC transporter permease: MKLHRVYALVARHLYLYRRSLPRMMEIFYWPFLDLVIWGFITVYLMKFQGQIPGAVTFFLGALILWDVLFRAQQGVTISFLEELWARNLMNLFASPLKPSEFLAATMVMSVLKVMAVSVVMVVCAGLFYSYNIFVIGLWLIPFVVNLVMTGWIIGVLTTALIMRFGQEAEVLAWSMVFLFQPISCVFYPIEVLPGWLQAIAWMNPAAHVFEGMRAVLNATVSPVAHLAWATGLNVVCLSLVVALFHWMFEFCRERGLLVRIGE; this comes from the coding sequence ATGAAACTCCATCGAGTCTATGCGCTGGTGGCGCGGCATTTGTACCTGTACCGGCGCAGTTTGCCGCGCATGATGGAGATTTTCTATTGGCCCTTTCTGGACCTGGTCATCTGGGGGTTCATTACGGTTTATCTCATGAAGTTCCAGGGGCAGATCCCAGGGGCGGTTACGTTCTTTCTGGGGGCCTTAATTTTATGGGATGTGCTGTTCCGCGCGCAGCAGGGAGTGACGATTTCGTTTCTGGAGGAGCTCTGGGCGCGCAATCTGATGAATTTGTTTGCCAGTCCGCTCAAGCCGAGCGAGTTCCTGGCCGCGACGATGGTGATGAGCGTTTTAAAAGTGATGGCGGTTTCTGTGGTGATGGTCGTCTGCGCGGGGCTCTTCTATTCGTACAATATCTTCGTGATCGGGCTCTGGCTGATTCCGTTCGTTGTGAATCTCGTGATGACGGGCTGGATCATCGGGGTGTTGACCACGGCCCTCATTATGCGGTTTGGCCAGGAAGCGGAAGTGCTGGCCTGGAGCATGGTGTTTTTATTTCAGCCCATCTCCTGTGTGTTCTATCCGATCGAGGTGCTCCCAGGCTGGCTGCAGGCCATTGCCTGGATGAATCCTGCCGCCCATGTCTTTGAAGGGATGCGCGCTGTGCTCAACGCGACGGTCTCGCCGGTCGCGCATCTTGCCTGGGCCACCGGCTTGAACGTGGTCTGTCTCAGCCTG
- a CDS encoding ABC transporter ATP-binding protein, producing the protein MTTPVLHVQHLVKQFGDFVAVNDISFDLRPGEILGLLGPNGAGKTTTIQMLLGVVKLTSGSIQMFGRDLETDREAILQQVNFSSTYVSMPQALTVEENLWVMARLYGLPQIQSRIDSIVKRLEMEEFRHKVTRKLSSGQSTRLGLAKAFLTEPKILFLDEPTASLDPDIAQKIRSFLKEERRSSGLSVLYSSHNMHEMEEMTDRIIFLQRGKIVAEGTAQEIVARFGQADLEEVFVKLAREK; encoded by the coding sequence ATGACCACACCTGTGCTGCACGTCCAACATCTCGTGAAACAGTTCGGCGATTTCGTCGCCGTCAACGACATTTCCTTCGACCTCAGGCCGGGAGAGATCCTCGGGTTGCTGGGTCCGAACGGGGCGGGGAAAACCACGACCATTCAGATGTTGCTCGGGGTGGTAAAGCTGACCTCCGGCTCCATTCAGATGTTCGGACGAGATTTGGAGACGGATCGTGAGGCCATTCTCCAGCAAGTAAACTTTTCTTCGACCTATGTCTCCATGCCGCAAGCGCTGACGGTGGAGGAGAACCTCTGGGTGATGGCGAGGCTCTATGGGCTGCCTCAGATCCAGTCGCGAATCGATTCCATCGTGAAGCGGCTGGAGATGGAGGAGTTTCGCCATAAAGTCACGCGCAAACTGTCCTCCGGTCAAAGTACCAGGCTCGGGCTGGCCAAGGCCTTTCTGACCGAACCGAAGATTCTGTTCCTCGATGAGCCGACCGCGAGTCTCGATCCCGATATCGCGCAAAAGATCCGGAGTTTTCTCAAGGAAGAGCGGCGTTCGTCCGGCCTGAGCGTGCTCTACTCGTCGCACAATATGCATGAGATGGAAGAAATGACGGACCGGATCATCTTTCTCCAGCGGGGCAAGATCGTGGCGGAGGGGACGGCGCAGGAGATTGTGGCGCGGTTCGGGCAGGCGGATCTGGAAGAAGTGTTTGTGAAGTTGGCGCGGGAGAAGTAG
- the mobB gene encoding molybdopterin-guanine dinucleotide biosynthesis protein B, whose product MAVPIVSFVGRSNSGKTTLIERVIPELVRAGYKVATVKHTGHGFDLDTEGKDSWRHKRAGASSVMVLSKGSMAMFADVSDQMSVEAIRDRFLDQSYDLIIAEGWKHESYPKIVIIREAVGEIPVSHEGLLAVVSDKQVDLSVPLFGLDDVAGVAALIMKQFPKSRSHSEHELEA is encoded by the coding sequence ATGGCCGTACCTATTGTGTCGTTTGTCGGCCGGTCGAACAGCGGAAAGACTACGCTGATCGAGCGGGTGATTCCTGAACTGGTTCGCGCCGGCTATAAAGTGGCGACGGTGAAGCATACCGGGCATGGGTTCGATCTCGATACCGAAGGGAAGGACAGCTGGCGCCACAAGCGGGCCGGGGCCAGCAGCGTGATGGTGCTCTCCAAGGGCAGCATGGCGATGTTTGCCGATGTGTCCGACCAGATGAGCGTCGAAGCCATACGGGACCGGTTTCTCGACCAGAGCTATGACTTGATCATTGCCGAAGGGTGGAAGCACGAAAGCTATCCGAAGATCGTCATCATCCGTGAGGCGGTCGGCGAAATTCCCGTGTCTCATGAAGGATTGCTGGCGGTGGTATCGGATAAGCAGGTTGATTTGTCCGTGCCCTTGTTCGGGTTGGACGATGTCGCAGGCGTGGCGGCTTTGATCATGAAGCAATTCCCCAAATCCCGTTCTCATTCGGAGCATGAACTGGAAGCCTAA